The following proteins are co-located in the Cloacibacillus sp. genome:
- a CDS encoding PLP-dependent aminotransferase family protein, translating to MRYSDRILSTPSSFIRDILKVTQDLSVISFAGGLPNPISFPEEALKESACRIIDNEGGKVFQYSTTEGHLPLRQFVADKYNKNFGLNITPEDVLITTGSQQALDLIAKTLLNKGDRVIIEEPGYLGAIQAFCMFEPEFLPVTLEDDGLDLEKLEEALKKERVKFAYVVPNFQNPTGLTYSKERREAVCALFDRYDTVLVEDDPYGELRFKGEKLPYIGAGKLPHSVLLGTFSKTVTPGMRLGFIITQDKELMNHLVTAKQSSDLHTNIFSQYMIADYLAHNEYQKHVDKIIALYKGQAEAMLAAMKEYFPAHVKYTEPEGGMFIWVMLPEGQSSLDLFHKAMEKKVAFVPGDPFYAGKTNVNTFRLNYTNSTPETIREGIKRLAKVL from the coding sequence ATGCGCTATTCAGACAGAATTTTATCCACCCCCTCCTCGTTCATCCGGGATATATTGAAGGTAACGCAGGACCTGTCCGTAATCTCTTTCGCCGGCGGCCTGCCAAACCCGATATCCTTCCCGGAAGAGGCGTTAAAGGAGTCCGCCTGCCGTATCATCGACAATGAGGGCGGCAAAGTTTTTCAATATTCGACCACGGAGGGACATCTGCCGCTGCGCCAGTTTGTAGCGGACAAGTATAACAAAAATTTCGGTCTGAATATCACGCCCGAAGACGTCCTCATCACGACAGGCTCACAGCAGGCGCTCGACCTCATCGCAAAGACGCTGCTCAATAAAGGCGACCGCGTTATCATCGAAGAACCTGGATACCTCGGAGCCATTCAGGCCTTCTGCATGTTCGAGCCGGAATTCCTGCCGGTCACGCTGGAAGACGACGGCCTCGACCTTGAAAAACTCGAAGAGGCTCTCAAGAAAGAACGAGTGAAGTTTGCCTACGTAGTGCCCAACTTCCAGAACCCAACAGGGCTCACCTATTCAAAGGAGCGCCGCGAGGCCGTCTGCGCGCTCTTCGACAGGTACGACACGGTGCTCGTCGAGGACGACCCCTACGGCGAGCTGCGCTTCAAAGGAGAAAAACTCCCCTACATCGGCGCCGGCAAGCTGCCTCACAGCGTGCTGCTCGGGACCTTCTCCAAAACCGTCACGCCCGGCATGCGCCTCGGCTTCATCATCACGCAGGATAAGGAGCTCATGAACCATCTTGTGACGGCCAAGCAGTCAAGCGACCTTCACACCAACATCTTCTCGCAGTACATGATCGCCGATTACCTCGCGCACAACGAATACCAGAAGCATGTGGACAAGATCATCGCCCTCTATAAAGGACAGGCCGAGGCGATGCTCGCGGCGATGAAGGAATACTTCCCCGCCCATGTGAAATACACCGAGCCGGAGGGCGGCATGTTCATCTGGGTGATGCTCCCCGAGGGACAGTCGTCGCTCGACCTCTTCCATAAGGCAATGGAAAAGAAGGTCGCCTTCGTCCCCGGAGACCCCTTTTATGCCGGCAAGACGAACGTCAATACCTTCAGGCTCAACTACACTAACTCCACGCCTGAGACCATCCGCGAGGGCATCAAACGGCTGGCGAAAGTCCTCTAA